One segment of Nerophis lumbriciformis linkage group LG35, RoL_Nlum_v2.1, whole genome shotgun sequence DNA contains the following:
- the hdac3 gene encoding histone deacetylase 3 — MTNRTSYFYDPDVGNFHYGAGHPMKPHRLSLTHSLVLHYGLYKKMMVFKPYKASQHDMCRFHSEDYIDFLQKVSPNNMQGFTKSLNTFNVGDDCPVFPGLFEFCSRYTGASLQGATQLNHKICDIAINWAGGLHHAKKFEASGFCYVNDIVISILELLKYHPRVLYIDIDIHHGDGVQEAFYLTDRVMTVSFHKYGNYFFPGTGDMYEVGAESGRYYCLNVPLRDGIDDQSYRQLFQPVIKQVVDFYQPTCIVLQCGADSLGCDRLGCFNLSIRGHGECVEFVKSFKIPLLVLGGGGYTVRNVARCWTFETSLLLDESISDELPYSEYFEYFAPDFTLHPDVSTRIENQNSRQYLEQIRQTVFENLKMLNHAPSVQIHDVPSDILSYERTDEPDPDERGGEENYTRPEAANEFYDGDHDNDKESDVEI, encoded by the exons ATGACCAACAGAACGTCTTATTTCTATGACCCGGACGTGGGCAACTTTCATTACG GTGCTGGTCATCCTATGAAGCCTCACCGGTTATCCCTGACTCACAGTCTGGTGCTGCACTATGGACTCTACAAAAAAATGATG GTGTTTAAGCCATATAAAGCGTCACAGCACGACATGTGTCGCTTCCATTCGGAAGACTACATAGACTTCTTGCAGAAGGTCAGCCCCAACAACATGCAGGGCTTCACCAAGAGCCTCAACACATTTAATGTTGGAGATGACTG TCCTGTCTTTCCAGGTCTTTTTGAGTTCTGCTCCAGATACACAGGAGCCTCATTGCAGGGTGCTACACAACTCAACCATAAG ATCTGTGACATCGCCATCAACTGGGCAGGAGGACTGCATCATGCCAAGAAGTTTGAG GCGTCTGGATTTTGTTACGTCAACGACATTGTCATTAGTATACTGGAGCTTCTCAA aTACCACCCTAGGGTCCTGTACATCGACATAGACATTCATCATGGTGACGGTGTGCAGGAAGCCTTCTATTTGACGGATCGGGTCATGACTGTGTCCTTCCACAAATACGGGAACTACTTTTTTCCAGGGACAG GTGACATGTACGAGGTCGGAGCAGAGAGTGGCCGCTACTACTGCCTCAATGTTCCTCTCAGGGACGGCATTGATGACCAGA GCTATAGGCAGCTGTTCCAGCCAGTCATTAAACAAGTAGTGGATTTCTACCAGCCTACTTGCATCGTTCTACAG TGCGGAGCAGATTCTCTGGGCTGTGACAGGCTGGGCTGCTTCAACCTCAGCATACGTGGACACGG CGAGTGTGTGGAGTTTGTGAAGAGCTTCAAGATTCCTCTGCTGGTTCTGGGAGGAGGTGGCTACACAGTCAGGAATGTGGCCCGATGCTG GACGTTTGAGACTTCCCTTTTACTGGATGAGTCCATCAGCGATGAGCTGCCTTATAGTG AGTACTTTGAGTACTTTGCTCCTGACTTTACGCTGCATCCTGACGTCAGCACCAGGATAGAAAACCAGAACTCTCGACAG TATTTGGAGCAGATCCGTCAGACGGTGTTTGAGAACTTGAAGATGCTAAACCACGCACCCAGTGTTCAGATCCACGACGTCCCCTCGGACATTCTGAGCTACGAACGCACAGATGAGCCCGACCCCGATGAGAGAGGCGGCGAGGAAAACTACACAAG GCCAGAAGCAGCAAACGAGTTCTACGACGGTGACCATGACAACGATAAAGAAAGTGATGTGGAAATATGA